One Chromatiaceae bacterium DNA segment encodes these proteins:
- a CDS encoding DUF4255 domain-containing protein: protein MIVEAMALLLRQLNGFIAQNDSSAGAPTQAVWGNIAQLDRQEIATELDNHLVLSLVNLEEERALKNGRASTTTSTGDVAYRNRPIHLNLFLLFTANYRNYGTALRRLAQVLTFFQGKQKFTFANSPGPNLPQGGIAEFSLVLDLLSLSFEEVNHLWGFLGTRESPFAVYRGRLVVIADQRLLETGARIQDFDITNRSNTA, encoded by the coding sequence ATGATCGTTGAGGCGATGGCGCTCCTTCTCCGGCAACTGAACGGCTTTATCGCGCAGAACGACAGCAGTGCAGGTGCACCCACGCAGGCCGTGTGGGGCAACATTGCGCAACTCGATCGTCAGGAAATCGCGACGGAGTTGGACAACCATCTCGTCTTGAGCCTGGTCAACCTCGAGGAGGAGCGGGCGCTCAAGAACGGTAGGGCCTCGACGACCACGAGCACCGGCGATGTCGCGTACCGGAATCGTCCGATTCACCTCAACCTGTTCCTGCTGTTCACAGCAAACTACCGCAACTACGGGACCGCTCTCCGCCGCCTGGCGCAGGTGCTGACGTTCTTCCAGGGAAAACAGAAATTTACGTTCGCCAACTCCCCCGGTCCCAACCTGCCACAGGGCGGCATCGCGGAGTTCTCGCTGGTGCTGGATCTGCTCTCTCTGAGCTTTGAGGAGGTCAATCACCTCTGGGGGTTTTTGGGCACCAGGGAAAGTCCGTTTGCGGTGTACCGTGGGCGACTGGTCGTCATTGCCGACCAGCGTCTGCTTGAAACCGGGGCGAGAATCCAGGACTTCGATATCACCAACCGAAGTAACACCGCATGA
- a CDS encoding phage tail sheath family protein produces the protein MALNLRTPGVYIVEESKFPPSVVPVETAIPAFFGYTRATQYKGANLLNRPVAVNSLLEFQEIFGDPPGIGDFAISLDEDGNVATPVADPAAVAKGRFRLAYAMRHFYDNGGGRCYIVSVGSHASSTLASDIADAHTAGLEALAREDEPTLLVFPDLSGMRPDDPNNAGQVAAVRAAYHGVLIQALNQCATLGDRFVICDLWDGAAAGSAGITAFRNGIGTRNLKYAAAYHPFIETRMPWNWDEGTIKISQIARRNDDGTLTRPSPHDNKPLAELKAGSPGSNPLIYGNVRNALAGYSVTLPPAAAVAGVYATVDRTRGVWKSPANESLASVRSLTVAIDQDLNDGMNVDATGKSINALRAFAGKGFLVWGARTLAGNDNEWRYVSVRRFFNMVEESCKKATEPFVFEPNDANTWVKVKAMIENFLVVQWRDGALAGAKPENAFYVRVGLGTTMTAQDILEGRMNVEIGMAVVRPAEFIVLRFSHQMQEA, from the coding sequence ATGGCTCTGAATCTGAGAACGCCAGGCGTCTACATCGTTGAGGAATCGAAATTTCCGCCGTCGGTGGTTCCAGTCGAGACTGCGATTCCCGCATTTTTTGGCTACACGCGCGCGACGCAATACAAAGGCGCCAACCTCCTGAACCGTCCAGTCGCCGTTAACTCGCTACTCGAGTTCCAGGAGATTTTCGGCGACCCTCCAGGAATCGGCGACTTCGCGATCTCGCTCGACGAAGATGGCAACGTCGCGACCCCGGTAGCCGACCCGGCCGCGGTCGCAAAGGGCCGATTCCGGCTCGCATACGCGATGCGTCACTTCTACGACAACGGAGGCGGCCGCTGCTACATCGTGAGCGTCGGCAGTCACGCGTCGAGCACGCTGGCGAGCGACATCGCCGACGCGCATACCGCCGGCCTGGAGGCGCTGGCGCGCGAGGACGAGCCGACGCTGCTGGTATTTCCGGATCTGTCGGGCATGCGGCCCGATGATCCGAACAACGCGGGACAGGTCGCCGCAGTGCGCGCCGCGTACCACGGCGTGCTCATCCAGGCGCTCAACCAATGCGCCACGCTCGGCGACCGCTTCGTCATCTGCGACCTGTGGGACGGCGCCGCGGCCGGCAGCGCCGGGATTACCGCGTTCCGCAACGGCATCGGCACACGGAACCTGAAATACGCCGCGGCCTATCACCCGTTCATCGAGACCAGGATGCCGTGGAACTGGGATGAAGGCACGATCAAAATCTCGCAGATCGCCCGCCGCAACGATGACGGCACGTTGACGCGGCCGAGCCCACATGACAACAAGCCGCTCGCTGAGCTTAAGGCGGGTTCACCTGGGTCGAACCCGCTCATCTACGGCAATGTGCGCAACGCGCTCGCCGGCTACAGCGTGACCCTGCCGCCGGCCGCGGCCGTCGCCGGCGTCTACGCGACCGTCGACAGGACACGTGGCGTCTGGAAATCACCGGCCAATGAGAGCTTGGCGTCGGTCCGCTCGCTGACGGTCGCGATCGACCAGGACCTGAACGACGGCATGAACGTCGATGCGACCGGAAAGTCCATCAACGCCCTGCGGGCCTTCGCGGGCAAGGGATTTCTCGTCTGGGGCGCCCGGACGCTCGCCGGCAACGACAACGAGTGGCGCTACGTGTCGGTGCGCCGCTTCTTCAACATGGTGGAAGAGTCCTGCAAGAAGGCCACGGAACCATTCGTGTTCGAACCAAACGACGCCAACACCTGGGTCAAGGTGAAGGCGATGATCGAGAACTTCCTGGTCGTTCAGTGGCGCGACGGCGCGCTGGCGGGAGCCAAGCCCGAAAACGCGTTCTACGTCCGCGTCGGGCTTGGCACGACGATGACCGCGCAGGACATTCTCGAGGGCCGGATGAACGTCGAGATCGGCATGGCCGTGGTGCGGCCCGCCGAATTCATCGTCCTGCGCTTCTCTCACCAGATGCAGGAGGCCTGA
- a CDS encoding phage tail sheath subtilisin-like domain-containing protein, whose amino-acid sequence MTAPGAITLARANFTQLSDHFAGLVDRLRQLPAAAPDADVQQRFSNLLVLPRALALGLRALDTQSVSSMTLSTTTATVTTASAHGFTTGQSVTIAGANQTEYNGTFTIAVTGASTFTYTVTGTPATPATGTITAQAAQSVSSITRSGGTATVTTASAHGFTTGQSVTIAGANQTEYNGTFTIAVTGASTFTYTLTGTPATPATGTITAQAAQSVSSITRSGGTATVTTASAHGFTTGQSVTIAGADQTEYNGTFTIAVTGASTFTYTVTGTPATPATGTITAQTALPATLVIVLTELRRDTQLRSRISDVVAYEKNVGVMSAVASARTAADVATDYASLNGSDWILPNANVGAIAANTADFTTGAANLRATALNASTALRELFDPLAAAVLSLFSAAEFLASEAEKQLFARHPVFGNIVSEVTRAMVLLPPSGAVAGVYAAVDRTRGVWKAPANVSLADVSGVAVKVNDQIQEDLNVTTTGKSVNVIRAFTGKGSLIWGARTLAGNDNEWRYVPVRRFFNMAEESIKKASEPFVFEPNDRGTWVRVRAMIENFLTVQWRQGALAGAVTQQAFFVKVGLGETMTAQDILEGRMIVAVGLAVVRPAEFIVLRFAHKMQTS is encoded by the coding sequence ATGACGGCTCCCGGCGCGATCACGTTGGCGCGCGCCAACTTCACGCAGTTGTCAGATCACTTCGCGGGGCTGGTCGACAGGCTTAGGCAGTTACCGGCTGCCGCTCCCGATGCCGACGTCCAGCAGCGGTTCAGCAATCTCCTTGTGCTCCCTCGCGCTCTCGCGCTCGGATTGCGAGCGCTCGACACGCAGTCGGTCTCCAGCATGACCCTCTCCACCACCACGGCCACGGTGACCACCGCGAGCGCCCATGGGTTCACCACAGGGCAGAGCGTGACGATCGCCGGGGCCAATCAAACCGAGTACAACGGGACCTTCACGATAGCGGTTACGGGCGCCAGCACCTTCACGTACACGGTAACCGGCACCCCCGCCACACCGGCGACCGGCACGATCACGGCGCAGGCCGCGCAGTCAGTCTCCAGCATCACCCGGTCCGGCGGCACGGCCACGGTGACCACCGCGAGCGCCCATGGGTTCACCACAGGGCAGAGCGTGACGATCGCCGGGGCCAATCAAACCGAGTACAACGGGACCTTCACGATAGCGGTTACGGGCGCCAGCACCTTCACGTACACGCTAACCGGCACCCCCGCCACACCGGCGACCGGCACGATCACGGCGCAGGCCGCGCAGTCAGTCTCCAGCATCACCCGGTCCGGCGGCACGGCCACAGTGACCACCGCGAGCGCCCATGGGTTCACCACAGGGCAGAGCGTGACGATCGCCGGGGCCGATCAAACCGAGTACAACGGGACCTTCACGATAGCGGTTACGGGCGCCAGCACCTTCACGTACACGGTGACCGGCACCCCCGCCACACCGGCGACCGGCACGATCACCGCGCAGACCGCATTGCCGGCGACGTTGGTGATCGTACTTACCGAGCTGCGGCGGGATACCCAGCTGCGGTCGAGGATTTCCGATGTGGTGGCCTACGAGAAGAACGTTGGCGTGATGAGCGCAGTGGCGTCGGCTCGAACGGCTGCCGACGTGGCAACCGACTACGCCAGTCTCAATGGCTCCGACTGGATTTTGCCCAACGCCAATGTCGGGGCGATTGCCGCCAACACCGCTGACTTCACCACTGGCGCCGCCAACCTTCGCGCGACGGCGCTCAACGCGTCGACGGCCTTGCGCGAGTTGTTCGACCCGCTCGCCGCGGCGGTGCTGTCGCTGTTCTCCGCTGCGGAGTTCCTGGCGAGCGAAGCCGAGAAACAGCTCTTCGCACGGCATCCGGTGTTCGGCAACATCGTCAGCGAGGTGACTCGCGCCATGGTGCTGCTACCGCCGTCCGGCGCGGTGGCTGGCGTCTACGCCGCCGTCGACCGCACGCGTGGTGTGTGGAAAGCGCCTGCCAATGTCTCTCTGGCCGACGTCAGCGGCGTGGCGGTGAAGGTCAACGATCAGATCCAGGAAGACCTGAACGTCACGACGACCGGCAAGAGCGTCAACGTCATCCGCGCGTTTACCGGCAAGGGCTCGTTGATCTGGGGCGCGCGGACGCTCGCCGGCAACGACAACGAATGGCGCTACGTGCCGGTGCGTCGCTTCTTCAACATGGCCGAGGAGTCGATCAAAAAGGCCTCCGAGCCGTTCGTCTTCGAGCCCAACGATCGAGGCACGTGGGTACGCGTGCGCGCGATGATCGAAAACTTCCTCACGGTGCAGTGGCGGCAGGGCGCACTGGCGGGCGCGGTGACGCAACAGGCGTTTTTCGTCAAGGTGGGCCTTGGCGAGACGATGACCGCCCAGGACATTCTCGAGGGCCGGATGATCGTGGCGGTCGGCCTGGCGGTGGTGCGGCCCGCGGAGTTCATCGTCCTGAGATTCGCCCACAAGATGCAGACCTCGTAA
- a CDS encoding phage tail protein, whose amino-acid sequence MAEYPLPKFHFQVQWGGAKIGFTEVTGLEVTTEKIEYRDGASKEYHKVRMPGMQTFGDLTLKRGVFAGDNEFYDWWNTVALNTVERRDITISLLNEAHEPVVVWKVKNAWPTKVTSTDLNASGNETAIETLVLAHEGLTMENG is encoded by the coding sequence ATGGCCGAATATCCGTTGCCGAAATTCCACTTCCAGGTGCAGTGGGGTGGCGCCAAGATCGGCTTCACCGAAGTCACCGGCCTCGAGGTGACGACAGAAAAGATCGAATACCGTGATGGGGCCAGCAAGGAGTACCACAAGGTCCGCATGCCCGGCATGCAGACTTTCGGCGACCTGACGCTGAAGCGCGGGGTCTTTGCCGGCGACAACGAGTTCTACGACTGGTGGAACACCGTGGCGCTGAATACGGTGGAGCGGCGCGACATCACCATCAGTCTGCTCAACGAGGCGCACGAGCCGGTCGTGGTGTGGAAGGTCAAGAATGCCTGGCCGACGAAGGTCACCTCGACCGATTTGAATGCCTCGGGCAACGAGACCGCCATCGAGACGCTCGTGCTCGCACACGAGGGGCTCACGATGGAGAACGGCTGA
- a CDS encoding phage tail protein — translation MDLSYPHPGFHFLVVFELAPRFPDDTRWQEVSGLTVSTEFESWPEGGENRFAHQLPKSLSFGELVLKRGKFMGSGVLHWARKAMEQFEYKPTNIMISLLDDEHLPIYNWYVVGAVPKRLEISGINAGNNELLIETLALQYQYFKYYDPASLALDAAAAISGGIKAAL, via the coding sequence ATGGACCTGTCTTACCCCCACCCGGGATTCCATTTCCTCGTCGTCTTCGAGCTCGCGCCGCGGTTCCCTGACGACACGCGCTGGCAGGAGGTCTCGGGGCTCACGGTGAGCACCGAGTTCGAGAGCTGGCCCGAGGGCGGGGAGAACCGCTTCGCGCATCAGCTGCCGAAGAGCCTCAGCTTCGGCGAACTCGTACTGAAACGCGGGAAGTTCATGGGCTCGGGCGTGCTGCACTGGGCGCGCAAGGCCATGGAGCAGTTCGAGTACAAGCCCACCAACATCATGATCTCGCTGCTCGACGACGAGCACCTGCCTATCTACAACTGGTACGTGGTGGGCGCGGTGCCGAAACGGCTGGAGATCTCCGGCATCAACGCGGGTAACAACGAGCTGCTGATCGAGACGCTGGCGCTCCAGTACCAGTACTTCAAGTACTACGATCCCGCGAGCCTGGCACTGGACGCGGCCGCGGCGATCAGCGGCGGCATAAAGGCGGCGTTGTAA
- the vgrG gene encoding type VI secretion system tip protein VgrG — translation MSALPITRPTDVVTLSVRVNETELPRTVPILAVEVVIQANRVPYARLRIGDGDAARGDFARSSGELFVPGNKLALQAGYHGDTRQIFSGIVLSQRIVVRDGSSWLEVDCRDPVFAMTLVRQNRYFTDSKDSAVASELLGKYGSQGVSSQVASTDVTHPQLLQYQATDWDFMIARLEAAGHICFAEAGKVTTVKPALDGAPVADIGFGATVLELDADIDARTQSGGIKAAAWDPSGQKLQEVTAADPGWSGNGNLKASKLSDAASRKEDVLWHGGSLGSEALQSWADGALLRSRLAGARGRVRFKGLTDVKPGTVLQLSRFSDRFNGKVYVTGVRHEFSSNNWTTDAEFGMTSDLHAQRVAIGHLPAAGIAAPVHGLQIGVVTEIVDEDGKEHRVRVKVPLAGMDEKKGVWARVAMLDAGSKRGTFFRPELEDEVVLGFFHDDPAQPVILGMLHSKKKEPPFKAEKSNDKKGYVSREGISLTFDDKKKEVKLETPGGRSLLLSDDDGMIVLADKNGNSITLSDKGIVLVSKEKDVKFEAKAEVEIKGKDVNVKAQSAFNAKDAAQTEIGGSATLTLKGGLVMIN, via the coding sequence GTGAGCGCGCTGCCCATCACACGGCCGACCGACGTGGTGACGCTGTCGGTGCGCGTCAATGAAACCGAGCTGCCACGCACCGTGCCGATACTGGCCGTCGAAGTGGTCATCCAGGCGAACCGCGTGCCGTACGCGCGCCTGCGCATCGGGGATGGTGACGCCGCGCGCGGCGATTTCGCGCGCAGCAGCGGTGAACTCTTCGTCCCGGGCAACAAGCTGGCGCTGCAGGCCGGATATCACGGCGACACGCGGCAGATCTTCAGTGGCATCGTGTTGAGCCAACGCATCGTGGTGCGCGACGGCTCCTCGTGGCTCGAGGTGGATTGCCGCGACCCCGTGTTCGCCATGACGCTGGTCCGGCAGAACCGCTACTTCACGGATTCAAAGGATTCGGCGGTCGCGAGTGAGCTGCTCGGCAAGTACGGCAGCCAGGGTGTGTCTTCGCAGGTGGCTTCAACCGACGTGACGCATCCGCAGCTGCTGCAGTACCAGGCCACCGACTGGGACTTCATGATCGCGAGACTCGAAGCGGCGGGACACATTTGCTTCGCCGAGGCCGGCAAGGTGACCACGGTCAAGCCGGCGCTCGATGGAGCGCCGGTGGCCGATATCGGCTTCGGCGCGACGGTGCTGGAGCTCGACGCGGACATCGACGCACGCACGCAGTCGGGCGGCATCAAGGCGGCAGCCTGGGATCCCTCCGGGCAGAAGCTGCAGGAAGTGACGGCTGCGGATCCTGGCTGGAGCGGCAATGGCAACCTCAAGGCGAGCAAGCTGAGCGATGCGGCGAGCCGCAAGGAAGACGTGCTCTGGCACGGTGGCAGCCTGGGTAGTGAGGCGCTGCAGAGCTGGGCGGATGGCGCACTGCTGCGCTCGCGTCTCGCCGGCGCGCGTGGGCGCGTGCGCTTCAAGGGACTCACCGACGTCAAACCCGGCACCGTGTTGCAACTCTCGCGCTTCAGCGATCGCTTCAATGGCAAGGTGTACGTCACCGGGGTGCGCCACGAGTTTAGCAGCAACAACTGGACGACCGACGCCGAGTTCGGCATGACGAGCGACCTGCATGCGCAGCGCGTGGCGATCGGCCATCTGCCGGCAGCGGGCATCGCCGCACCCGTCCATGGACTGCAGATCGGCGTGGTGACCGAGATCGTCGACGAGGACGGCAAGGAGCACCGCGTGCGCGTCAAGGTGCCGCTCGCCGGCATGGACGAAAAGAAAGGTGTCTGGGCGCGGGTTGCGATGCTGGATGCCGGCTCCAAGCGCGGCACGTTCTTCCGTCCCGAGCTCGAAGACGAAGTGGTGCTGGGCTTCTTCCACGACGATCCGGCGCAGCCCGTGATCCTCGGCATGCTCCACAGCAAGAAGAAGGAGCCGCCGTTCAAGGCGGAGAAGTCCAACGACAAGAAGGGCTACGTATCCCGCGAAGGAATCTCGCTCACCTTCGACGACAAGAAGAAGGAAGTTAAGCTCGAGACTCCCGGCGGCCGCAGCCTGCTGCTCAGCGACGACGACGGCATGATCGTGCTGGCCGACAAGAACGGCAACTCCATCACGCTGAGCGACAAGGGCATCGTGCTGGTCAGCAAGGAAAAGGACGTGAAGTTCGAAGCCAAGGCCGAAGTGGAGATCAAGGGCAAGGACGTGAACGTCAAGGCGCAGTCCGCTTTCAACGCCAAGGATGCCGCGCAGACCGAAATCGGCGGCAGTGCCACCCTCACGCTGAAGGGTGGCCTGGTGATGATCAACTGA
- a CDS encoding PAAR domain-containing protein has product MPPAARATDMHVCPLVTGVVPHVGGPALPPGEATVLIGGLPALRVGDMLTCTGPPDTVVAGSGTVLIGGMPAARLGDSCAHGGSLVLGCFTVMIGG; this is encoded by the coding sequence ATGCCACCCGCAGCGCGCGCCACCGACATGCATGTCTGTCCCCTGGTGACGGGAGTGGTGCCGCATGTGGGCGGACCTGCCTTGCCGCCGGGCGAGGCCACCGTGCTGATCGGTGGACTGCCGGCGCTGCGCGTGGGCGACATGCTTACTTGCACAGGACCTCCGGACACGGTCGTTGCCGGCAGCGGCACCGTGTTGATCGGCGGCATGCCCGCGGCGCGGCTCGGCGATTCCTGCGCGCATGGCGGCAGTCTCGTGCTCGGCTGCTTCACCGTGATGATCGGGGGTTGA
- a CDS encoding GPW/gp25 family protein, with protein MADAEEDIRQSLNILLSTGLGERVLRPAFGWKRDALMFEPMSTSFGSYLAREIENAILFFESRIELNRVDFENPADQTGLVLIRLDYTVRTTNTRTNLVYPFYLDYQESNT; from the coding sequence ATGGCCGATGCGGAAGAGGACATCCGCCAGAGTCTCAACATCCTGCTGTCCACCGGCCTGGGCGAACGCGTGTTGCGCCCCGCCTTCGGCTGGAAACGCGACGCGCTGATGTTCGAGCCCATGTCGACCTCTTTCGGCTCCTACCTCGCGCGCGAGATCGAAAACGCCATCCTGTTCTTCGAGTCGCGCATCGAGCTCAACCGCGTCGACTTCGAGAACCCCGCGGACCAGACCGGGCTGGTGCTGATCCGGCTCGACTACACCGTGCGCACCACGAACACGCGCACCAATCTCGTCTATCCCTTCTACCTGGACTACCAGGAATCGAACACGTGA
- a CDS encoding tail fiber domain-containing protein, with amino-acid sequence MTEVNRVALMGKFQNGDRPDESDFGNLIESCLNKVSDGLKVDGDMNFVLSRGLQLGDSASTVAGTLRFNSGAVQFNNGSTWLPVGGNAGVFTSLSPTTVAYNGGGLVGIGSTFSTATPPIYRFEVNLAANTALTEQVRFGSAVIANGAGAFSSAAVFSHRNHATDTNYALRQVTSGAVHLNAALNQVISIRQNNVPVLSVATGGQVVIGGGGDVIDPTSSGEILQVHGQVIKNTPGTAWANFSDERIKEDVRDLEEGLAQLRRVRPVRYRYNELAGSAAGAEGVGILAQEMEKVFPETVSRIPGAPKETRGIEDMRIFDGSMLTFVLINAVKELAAKVEQLESALAAHNGTPA; translated from the coding sequence ATGACTGAAGTGAATCGCGTCGCCCTCATGGGCAAGTTCCAGAACGGTGACCGTCCCGACGAATCCGATTTCGGCAACCTGATCGAAAGCTGCCTCAACAAGGTGTCGGACGGATTGAAGGTCGACGGCGACATGAACTTCGTGTTGTCGCGTGGCCTGCAGCTTGGAGACAGCGCGTCGACGGTCGCGGGCACGCTGCGGTTCAACAGCGGGGCAGTGCAGTTCAACAACGGCAGCACCTGGCTTCCGGTAGGCGGCAACGCCGGCGTCTTCACGTCGCTGAGCCCGACGACGGTTGCGTACAACGGCGGCGGACTCGTGGGTATCGGATCGACGTTTTCCACCGCGACACCGCCTATCTACCGTTTCGAGGTGAACCTGGCGGCGAACACGGCGCTGACCGAGCAGGTCCGGTTCGGAAGCGCCGTCATCGCCAATGGCGCCGGCGCCTTCAGTTCGGCCGCCGTATTTTCGCATCGCAACCACGCCACGGATACCAACTACGCGCTGCGACAGGTGACCAGCGGCGCGGTGCATCTCAATGCCGCCCTGAACCAGGTCATCAGCATCCGCCAGAACAACGTGCCGGTGCTCAGCGTGGCGACCGGTGGACAGGTGGTCATCGGCGGCGGCGGCGACGTCATCGATCCCACGTCATCGGGTGAAATCCTGCAAGTGCATGGCCAGGTGATCAAGAACACTCCCGGCACCGCGTGGGCGAACTTTTCGGATGAGCGCATCAAGGAGGACGTGCGCGATCTCGAGGAGGGGCTTGCACAGCTGCGGCGTGTCCGGCCAGTGCGTTATCGCTACAACGAACTGGCCGGCAGCGCGGCAGGCGCCGAAGGCGTCGGCATCCTCGCGCAGGAAATGGAAAAGGTGTTCCCGGAGACGGTCTCGCGCATCCCGGGCGCGCCGAAGGAGACTCGCGGCATCGAGGACATGCGCATCTTCGACGGCTCGATGCTGACCTTCGTACTCATCAACGCCGTGAAGGAGCTTGCGGCGAAGGTCGAGCAGCTCGAGTCCGCGCTGGCCGCGCACAACGGAACACCGGCCTGA
- a CDS encoding fibronectin type III domain-containing protein — protein MKTGHSSLHEASARRRRRAGLAILLVCVAGFACAAPQDFDLDRPCAGALPRHTFNAKAGTAFDGRIGLLNGDGKRIFWAFLSPPAAGFGELRCSEVRPGAVFRCGDVTIALPTGAPKASVPDREFTRLSGTPAMSGAINFSLIIQEDGADGASCERPYLLEIRPAVIDRQPPAAPAEFSAEVRLPSPQNIVDLRWQAAPEADGVVRYEIQRCEGELCPNFTRLASIEPGTRFTDGQKLRGDAKYRYRIRAFDAAGNAGEFSGIATVQTPAPGPPDHPH, from the coding sequence GTGAAGACCGGGCATTCCAGCCTGCATGAGGCATCCGCGCGCCGGAGACGGCGCGCGGGTCTCGCGATCCTGCTGGTGTGTGTCGCCGGTTTTGCGTGCGCCGCGCCCCAGGATTTCGACCTCGATCGGCCCTGCGCGGGCGCCCTGCCAAGGCACACGTTCAATGCCAAGGCGGGCACTGCATTCGATGGGCGCATCGGCCTGCTGAACGGCGATGGCAAGCGGATTTTCTGGGCATTCCTGAGTCCGCCGGCCGCCGGATTCGGTGAGTTGCGTTGTTCCGAGGTCAGGCCGGGCGCGGTGTTCAGGTGTGGCGACGTCACCATCGCGCTGCCCACGGGAGCGCCGAAGGCGTCCGTACCGGACCGCGAATTCACGCGGCTCTCGGGGACCCCGGCCATGAGCGGGGCGATCAACTTCAGCCTGATCATCCAGGAAGATGGTGCGGACGGTGCGAGCTGCGAGCGGCCCTATCTACTGGAAATCCGTCCGGCGGTGATCGACCGGCAGCCGCCGGCGGCGCCCGCCGAGTTCAGCGCCGAGGTGCGGCTGCCGAGCCCGCAGAACATCGTCGACCTGCGCTGGCAGGCGGCGCCCGAAGCGGACGGCGTGGTGCGCTACGAGATCCAGCGCTGCGAGGGCGAGCTCTGCCCGAACTTCACGCGGCTAGCGTCGATCGAGCCGGGCACGCGTTTCACCGATGGGCAAAAGCTGCGCGGTGACGCGAAATATCGCTATCGCATCCGCGCCTTCGACGCAGCGGGCAACGCCGGGGAATTCTCCGGGATCGCAACCGTGCAGACTCCGGCGCCGGGTCCGCCGGATCATCCGCACTAG